The following are encoded in a window of Lichenicola cladoniae genomic DNA:
- a CDS encoding lysylphosphatidylglycerol synthase domain-containing protein, with protein MKLLTLIGGALGAGLAIWLLTRFGLGHVLALLREAGWGIVAVMAVHLVQMLFSALGWHAIVGHARPRPSVRDFVLLRWVREGVNNLLPVAQVGGEFAAVRLLRRRGVSLVQATAGTVCDLTIEMVTQILFTITGLLLLLYLLGRSQVTDEVVGGIGIAVLVGVVFLVSQWFGLARLVETGLMKLAGHFGWQGMDEIKGLHHRLLSLYKSPRQVTLSVVFQSVSWLLGAFEVCLALHYLGHDRSLATGLVIESLGQAVKAAGFVVPGALGVSEGGFVVIGSLFGLPPAVSIALALIKRLREMAFGLPALAAWQWLERRWRPLQGAVLQGPGDTVDPTAQNHPVSPSTLPRETASATARAYGDVS; from the coding sequence ATGAAGCTGCTCACCCTGATCGGCGGCGCGCTCGGCGCGGGTTTGGCGATCTGGCTGCTGACGCGCTTCGGCCTCGGCCATGTTCTGGCACTGCTGCGCGAGGCGGGCTGGGGCATCGTGGCGGTCATGGCGGTCCATCTGGTCCAGATGCTGTTCTCCGCCCTGGGCTGGCACGCGATCGTCGGCCATGCCCGGCCTCGCCCGTCGGTCCGCGATTTCGTGCTGCTCCGCTGGGTGCGCGAGGGGGTGAACAACCTCCTCCCGGTGGCCCAGGTCGGCGGCGAGTTTGCGGCGGTGCGGCTGCTGCGCCGGCGTGGCGTATCGCTGGTGCAGGCGACGGCCGGCACGGTCTGCGACCTCACCATCGAGATGGTGACCCAGATCCTGTTCACCATCACAGGCCTGTTGCTGCTGCTGTATCTGCTCGGACGCAGCCAGGTTACGGACGAGGTGGTGGGCGGCATCGGCATCGCGGTGCTGGTCGGCGTGGTGTTCCTGGTCAGCCAATGGTTCGGCCTCGCCCGCCTGGTCGAGACCGGACTGATGAAGCTCGCCGGCCATTTCGGCTGGCAGGGCATGGACGAGATCAAGGGCCTGCATCACAGGCTGCTGTCCCTCTACAAGTCGCCGCGCCAGGTTACGCTCTCCGTCGTGTTCCAGTCGGTATCCTGGCTGCTTGGCGCCTTCGAGGTATGCCTCGCGCTGCACTACCTGGGTCACGACCGCAGCCTGGCCACCGGCCTAGTGATCGAGAGTCTCGGCCAGGCGGTCAAGGCGGCGGGCTTCGTGGTCCCCGGTGCGCTCGGCGTGTCCGAGGGCGGGTTCGTGGTGATCGGCTCGCTGTTCGGCCTGCCGCCGGCGGTGTCGATCGCGCTGGCCCTGATCAAGCGCCTGCGCGAGATGGCGTTCGGTCTGCCCGCACTTGCCGCCTGGCAATGGCTGGAGCGGCGCTGGCGGCCCCTGCAAGGTGCGGTCCTGCAGGGCCCCGGCGACACCGTTGATCCGACGGCCCAAAATCACCCCGTTTCACCGTCAACCCTGCCTCGCGAGACCGCCTCGGCGACGGCCCGCGCGTATGGAGATGTGTCTTGA
- a CDS encoding CDP-alcohol phosphatidyltransferase family protein, whose amino-acid sequence MNNDTWTHRLARFVIRPMLGTRVRPNHLTTLRLLTGLAACLCLAVGPHQMQSGAFIFWGGMFWLVSAFLDRMDGELARVGNMMSPGGHRYDYLVDNGLNCLFFLCVGIGLTHTSYAGYPLHDWPLVLGIVASVAMFLCNTMAERYEEQVPGERIIAGAWGFHADDALYLLAPAAWFGLLPPILIGAAIGTSIIALSFAVRLLRLPRRPSTRQTA is encoded by the coding sequence TTGAACAACGACACCTGGACGCATCGCCTGGCGAGGTTCGTCATTCGCCCGATGCTCGGAACACGCGTCAGGCCGAACCACCTGACCACGCTGCGACTGCTGACCGGCCTTGCCGCCTGCCTGTGCCTGGCCGTGGGCCCGCATCAGATGCAATCGGGGGCGTTCATCTTCTGGGGCGGCATGTTCTGGCTGGTGTCCGCCTTCCTCGATCGCATGGACGGGGAGCTGGCACGGGTCGGCAACATGATGAGCCCGGGTGGCCATCGTTACGACTACCTGGTCGATAACGGCCTGAACTGCCTGTTCTTCCTGTGCGTGGGCATCGGCCTCACCCATACGAGCTATGCCGGCTATCCGCTGCATGACTGGCCGCTGGTGCTGGGGATCGTCGCGTCGGTCGCGATGTTCCTCTGCAACACCATGGCCGAACGCTACGAGGAACAGGTTCCCGGCGAGCGGATCATCGCCGGCGCCTGGGGTTTCCATGCCGACGACGCGCTCTACCTGCTGGCACCGGCCGCCTGGTTCGGCCTGCTGCCGCCGATCCTGATCGGTGCGGCGATCGGCACCAGCATCATCGCCCTGTCGTTCGCGGTCCGGCTTCTCCGGCTGCCGCGCCGGCCCTCCACGCGTCAGACGGCCTGA
- a CDS encoding MMPL family transporter produces MLSGPLGRLAAFCSRRALAVTLLALLLGLGAVLTTRTWLQVTTDTGGLFSSKLVWKKRQKQLQMDFPHGEDQLVAVVQGDIPEEAEVTARQLAERLQVDTAHFKLVRTPDQVPYLEKNGLLFLDQKPLGELLEKTIDAQPFLGQLATDPSARGLFGALSMIGEGVKRGQANLTSFAASLDGFADNLEQAAAGHPAPLSWQRLISGKLSELGGHYKFVVTQPRLDYGSFQPGGAATAVMKQAISELEFVRSGHAHVYLTGQVALDDEEFATVAQGMVAGLIGSLVLVSLWLILAVRTWRVILPILVTLMLGLLFTTGFAAIAVGTLNLISVAFAVLFVGIAVDFGIQFSVRFRAQTLADGTRPDLETALSMTGRETGAQILIASLATAAGFLAFTPTAFVGVAQLGLIAGFGMLIAFACTLTVLPAMLTLCRPKPLAGEMGFAWARPLDAIIHRRRIPILAGFGVLAAIGIFCVPLLHFDGDPLHTKSPNSESMQTLHLLMADPTTSPYSAEILTPDMASARALVPKLEALPLVHDVLYLDSFVPTDQPAKLELIQDAAQILLPTLIVPAPLAKPDAAAIRASAVKTVDDLDPVVKTLAPTDPLTRIVTALRTLSTAPDAALIAADAALSRFLPMQLDQLRTVLSVSRPAVEADIPEQIRENYLLPNGQAHMEVHPKGALNDNAVLHEFVRQVRSVWPDAAGAAVTIVESANTIVRAFAIAAISALVMIALILFAFLRRLSHVLLVLAPLMLSALLTVILVVLIPEPLNFANIIALPLLLGVGVSFNIYFVMNWRRGLTGPLGSPTARAVLFSALTTATAFGSLAASHHPGTASMGRLLLLSLACTLIATMIFEPALLPERRKNP; encoded by the coding sequence ATGTTGTCCGGTCCATTGGGACGCCTTGCGGCGTTCTGTTCCCGGCGTGCGCTTGCCGTGACGCTGCTGGCGTTGCTGCTCGGGCTCGGCGCCGTCCTCACCACGCGCACCTGGCTGCAGGTCACCACCGATACCGGTGGCCTGTTCTCCTCCAAGCTGGTCTGGAAAAAGCGCCAGAAACAGCTCCAGATGGACTTCCCGCATGGCGAGGACCAGCTCGTCGCCGTCGTGCAGGGCGATATCCCCGAGGAGGCGGAGGTCACTGCGCGCCAGCTTGCCGAGCGCCTGCAGGTGGACACCGCGCACTTCAAGCTGGTCCGCACGCCGGACCAGGTGCCGTATCTGGAAAAGAACGGGCTGCTGTTCCTCGACCAGAAGCCGCTTGGCGAATTGCTGGAAAAGACCATCGACGCGCAGCCGTTCCTGGGCCAGCTCGCCACCGATCCGTCGGCCCGTGGATTGTTCGGCGCCCTGTCGATGATCGGCGAGGGGGTGAAGCGCGGCCAGGCCAACCTGACCAGCTTCGCAGCCTCGCTCGACGGGTTCGCCGATAACCTGGAGCAGGCCGCTGCCGGCCATCCGGCACCGCTCTCCTGGCAGCGGCTGATTTCCGGCAAGCTCAGCGAGCTGGGCGGCCACTACAAGTTCGTGGTTACCCAGCCGCGTCTCGATTACGGATCGTTCCAGCCCGGCGGGGCCGCTACCGCGGTCATGAAGCAGGCGATATCCGAGCTCGAGTTCGTCCGCTCCGGCCACGCGCATGTCTACCTGACCGGACAGGTCGCGCTGGACGACGAGGAGTTTGCGACCGTGGCACAGGGCATGGTCGCCGGCCTGATCGGCAGCCTGGTGCTGGTGAGCCTGTGGCTTATCCTGGCCGTGCGCACCTGGCGGGTGATCCTGCCGATCCTGGTCACGCTCATGCTCGGCCTGCTGTTCACCACCGGGTTTGCCGCCATAGCGGTCGGGACGCTGAACCTGATCTCGGTGGCGTTCGCCGTGCTGTTCGTCGGCATCGCGGTCGATTTCGGCATCCAGTTCTCGGTCCGCTTCCGCGCCCAGACCCTGGCCGACGGAACCCGGCCCGACCTCGAGACCGCCCTGTCGATGACCGGCCGCGAAACCGGCGCGCAGATCCTGATCGCGTCGCTGGCGACCGCCGCCGGCTTCCTCGCCTTCACTCCCACGGCGTTCGTCGGCGTGGCCCAGCTCGGCCTGATCGCCGGCTTCGGGATGCTGATCGCCTTCGCCTGCACCCTCACCGTGCTGCCGGCGATGCTGACCCTATGCCGCCCGAAGCCGCTGGCCGGCGAGATGGGGTTTGCCTGGGCGCGGCCGCTCGATGCGATCATCCACCGCCGGCGCATCCCGATCCTGGCAGGGTTCGGCGTGCTCGCCGCCATCGGCATCTTCTGTGTTCCGCTGCTGCATTTCGACGGCGACCCGCTGCACACCAAGAGCCCGAATTCGGAATCCATGCAGACTTTGCACCTGCTGATGGCCGATCCGACCACCTCGCCCTACAGCGCCGAGATCCTGACCCCGGACATGGCGAGCGCACGCGCGCTGGTGCCGAAGCTGGAAGCGCTGCCGCTCGTGCACGACGTGCTGTATCTGGACAGCTTCGTGCCGACCGACCAGCCGGCCAAGCTGGAGCTGATCCAGGATGCGGCGCAGATCCTGCTGCCGACCCTGATCGTGCCGGCACCGCTGGCCAAGCCGGACGCGGCGGCGATCCGGGCGAGCGCCGTGAAGACCGTGGACGATCTCGATCCGGTGGTGAAGACGCTGGCTCCGACCGACCCGCTGACGCGCATCGTGACGGCGCTCCGTACTCTCTCGACTGCGCCGGATGCTGCCTTGATTGCGGCCGATGCGGCATTGAGCCGGTTCCTGCCGATGCAACTCGACCAGTTGCGCACGGTGCTCTCGGTCAGCAGGCCGGCCGTCGAGGCGGACATCCCGGAGCAGATCCGCGAGAACTACCTGCTGCCGAATGGGCAGGCGCACATGGAAGTGCACCCCAAGGGCGCGCTGAACGACAATGCCGTGCTGCACGAGTTCGTCCGCCAGGTGCGCTCGGTGTGGCCGGATGCCGCCGGTGCCGCCGTCACCATCGTCGAGAGCGCCAACACCATCGTGCGTGCCTTCGCGATCGCCGCGATCAGCGCCCTGGTGATGATCGCGCTGATCCTGTTCGCCTTCCTGCGCCGGCTGTCGCACGTGCTGCTGGTGCTGGCGCCGCTGATGTTATCCGCCCTGCTCACGGTGATCCTGGTGGTGCTGATCCCCGAGCCGCTGAATTTCGCCAACATTATCGCGCTGCCGCTGCTGCTCGGCGTCGGCGTGTCGTTCAACATCTATTTCGTCATGAACTGGCGTCGCGGGCTGACCGGCCCGCTCGGGTCGCCGACGGCGCGGGCGGTGCTGTTCTCGGCCCTCACCACCGCGACCGCCTTCGGATCGCTCGCCGCCTCGCATCACCCGGGCACCGCCAGCATGGGCCGCCTGCTGCTGCTGAGCCTCGCTTGCACGCTTATTGCAACCATGATCTTCGAACCGGCGCTACTGCCGGAGCGTCGAAAGAACCCGTGA
- a CDS encoding purine nucleoside permease: MRLTFSAVLLAATMMAGAAGAADRIPIKVVVVTTFELGHDTGDKAGEFQEWVEKLPLADIVPFPAGYRDLRLNRAMGVLGIVTGEGPTRAAASIEALGNDPRFDLSHAYFLLAGIAGVDPNVASPGSAVWAKHVVDGDLAHEIDAREIPSDWKTGYVPLQRTRPYEQPVPQPQSISGSSVFTLDAGLVDWAYGLTRDIVLPDTPVLQAIRTRYTGFPAGQKPAVVMIGDTLSAGTFWVGARMNAWAEDWVGYWTKGTGRFATTAEEDAGFMQSMTFLAQVHKVDLNRVLVLRTASNFDMPPPGQTPAELLAAEAKEGSYTGFVPAVDAAYAVGSVVVRNLVDHWSVYGKTRPGASAR, encoded by the coding sequence ATGCGTCTCACATTTTCCGCCGTGCTCCTGGCCGCCACCATGATGGCCGGAGCCGCAGGTGCCGCGGACCGCATCCCGATCAAGGTGGTGGTGGTCACCACTTTCGAACTTGGCCACGACACCGGCGACAAGGCCGGCGAGTTCCAGGAGTGGGTCGAGAAGCTGCCGCTTGCCGACATCGTGCCGTTCCCGGCTGGCTACCGCGATCTGCGCCTCAACCGCGCCATGGGCGTGCTCGGCATCGTCACCGGCGAAGGCCCGACCCGGGCGGCGGCGTCGATCGAGGCGCTCGGCAACGACCCGCGCTTCGATCTGAGCCACGCCTATTTCCTGCTTGCCGGCATCGCCGGCGTCGATCCGAATGTCGCCTCGCCCGGTTCGGCGGTCTGGGCGAAGCATGTGGTGGATGGCGACCTTGCGCATGAGATCGATGCCCGCGAAATTCCCTCCGACTGGAAGACCGGCTACGTGCCGTTGCAGCGCACCCGCCCCTACGAGCAGCCGGTGCCGCAGCCGCAGTCCATCTCGGGCAGCAGCGTGTTCACCCTCGATGCCGGTTTGGTGGATTGGGCGTATGGGCTGACCAGGGACATCGTCCTGCCGGACACCCCGGTGCTGCAAGCCATCCGCACCCGCTATACCGGCTTCCCCGCCGGCCAGAAGCCTGCAGTCGTGATGATCGGCGACACGCTCTCGGCCGGCACGTTCTGGGTCGGCGCCCGCATGAACGCGTGGGCCGAGGACTGGGTCGGCTACTGGACCAAGGGCACCGGCCGGTTCGCGACCACGGCCGAGGAGGATGCCGGCTTCATGCAGTCGATGACCTTCCTGGCCCAGGTGCACAAGGTCGACCTGAACCGCGTGCTTGTGCTGCGCACCGCCAGCAACTTCGACATGCCGCCGCCCGGCCAGACCCCGGCCGAACTGCTTGCCGCAGAAGCCAAGGAGGGCAGCTACACCGGCTTCGTTCCGGCCGTCGATGCCGCCTACGCGGTCGGCAGCGTCGTGGTGCGCAACCTGGTCGATCACTGGTCCGTCTACGGCAAGACCCGTCCGGGCGCCTCCGCGCGGTGA
- a CDS encoding PepSY-associated TM helix domain-containing protein, whose product MQQASSSGRCDPFANEWCSIGSTLHDAPPIVVRRPVGAGPRAWRLVHRWIGLGLGAVLALVGLTGSINVFGRELDVALHPALYAATVTAAPIGATAALRIAAASVPEPIRFIRAPDGIVRVWIGMFRRHGDLWTIQIDPGTGAVLGTQDMDASFTRVVYRLHSELLLRRWWGKQMVGVLGLMLLTMAISGLVLWWPPKGFWKTLIRLRTRPRHILYHDLHALFGVWGGSALLLVSVTGVGVVFPGLIRPVVRLASPVATNPRPAVPDRRRPFSIDADRAIAIALSAAPGERVSIIAPPAKPDHVWTIGLRWQTASAANQLAGRIWIDPWTGAIVADRSAVAETAGERFMDMQLWLHNGSMFGLTGRILVFLGGLSLPALFVSGLLLWLRKRRNALRIERQRVAALVGSDASRTTILVPS is encoded by the coding sequence TTGCAACAAGCATCTTCCTCTGGTAGATGCGATCCATTCGCAAATGAATGGTGCAGCATCGGCTCGACCCTACACGATGCACCGCCGATCGTCGTTCGTCGTCCAGTCGGGGCGGGTCCGCGGGCGTGGCGGCTGGTACATCGCTGGATCGGCCTCGGCCTGGGTGCCGTTCTCGCGCTGGTCGGGCTGACCGGCAGCATCAACGTCTTCGGCCGCGAGCTGGACGTGGCGCTGCACCCCGCGCTGTATGCGGCGACCGTGACCGCCGCACCGATCGGAGCCACTGCCGCCCTGCGCATCGCCGCCGCTTCCGTTCCCGAGCCGATCCGGTTCATCAGGGCTCCGGACGGCATCGTGCGGGTCTGGATCGGCATGTTCCGCAGACACGGGGATCTCTGGACGATCCAAATCGATCCCGGAACCGGGGCGGTCCTCGGCACACAGGACATGGACGCCTCGTTCACGCGCGTCGTCTACAGGCTGCATTCCGAGCTGCTGCTGCGTCGCTGGTGGGGCAAGCAGATGGTCGGGGTCCTGGGCCTGATGCTGCTGACCATGGCCATCAGCGGTCTGGTCCTATGGTGGCCGCCCAAGGGCTTCTGGAAAACGCTGATCCGCTTGCGCACCCGGCCTAGGCACATCCTGTATCACGACCTGCATGCCCTGTTCGGAGTCTGGGGCGGCTCGGCCCTGTTGCTGGTATCCGTGACCGGCGTCGGCGTGGTGTTTCCCGGCCTGATCCGGCCTGTGGTGCGGCTGGCCTCACCGGTCGCGACCAACCCTCGCCCGGCGGTTCCCGATCGCCGGCGACCGTTTTCCATCGATGCGGACCGGGCCATCGCCATCGCCCTGAGCGCCGCACCCGGCGAAAGGGTGAGCATCATCGCCCCGCCCGCGAAGCCAGATCATGTCTGGACGATCGGGCTGCGCTGGCAGACGGCAAGTGCCGCAAACCAGCTGGCCGGCCGGATCTGGATCGACCCCTGGACCGGCGCCATCGTCGCCGATCGGTCCGCCGTGGCCGAGACCGCAGGCGAACGGTTCATGGACATGCAGCTCTGGCTGCATAACGGCTCGATGTTCGGCTTGACCGGGCGGATCCTGGTGTTCCTGGGGGGCTTGTCCCTGCCTGCGCTGTTCGTGAGCGGCCTGCTGCTGTGGCTGCGCAAGCGCCGGAACGCGCTACGGATCGAAAGGCAACGCGTCGCCGCCCTGGTCGGATCGGACGCGTCCAGGACGACGATACTGGTCCCATCCTGA
- a CDS encoding multidrug effflux MFS transporter → MRIDPASFAFTLLLASISALSPLAIDMGLPALSAIGLSLETRPAIAGLTLSMYMAGFAIGPLAAGPLSDRLGRKRLLLGGLIVFAIGGLAAAFAPTIGWLLAARALQGIGGGTNATLAYAIIRDLFQGRDAHRRIASVAVVSMTAPMIAPTLGALILVVAGWRTIYGLPAILAALVVGMVVFGLPETLAPSGRSRGLLLPQLVEDVMKLNANRTYLLCSAINALGFAALFCYVSGSPLIVLGVLKQPQATFAVLFATTSLAITAGAFINGRLATRMAVPARLLGIGTVLVLVADLALVALTLADAVTLPRLVPLLLLANFAFGLTAPSAAHGALEPVPRQAGVAAGLLTTTQMVCGALGSFIVSALFPHLGILAVTGTMTVFAFLAVLAWLGLARDTAPA, encoded by the coding sequence ATGCGTATAGATCCCGCCTCGTTCGCCTTTACCCTGCTGCTGGCATCGATCAGCGCCCTGTCGCCGCTGGCGATCGACATGGGACTGCCGGCGCTCTCGGCGATCGGCCTAAGCCTCGAGACCCGTCCGGCGATCGCCGGGCTGACGCTCAGCATGTACATGGCGGGTTTCGCGATCGGGCCGCTGGCGGCTGGACCGTTGTCGGACCGGCTCGGGCGCAAGCGGTTGCTGCTGGGCGGGTTGATCGTGTTCGCGATCGGGGGCCTGGCGGCCGCATTCGCGCCGACGATCGGCTGGCTGCTGGCAGCGCGAGCGCTGCAGGGGATCGGGGGCGGGACCAACGCCACCCTCGCCTACGCCATCATCCGCGACCTGTTCCAGGGACGCGACGCGCACCGTCGGATCGCGTCGGTCGCGGTGGTCTCCATGACCGCGCCGATGATCGCACCGACGCTTGGAGCCCTGATCCTGGTCGTCGCCGGCTGGCGGACGATCTATGGGCTGCCCGCCATTCTGGCGGCGCTGGTCGTGGGCATGGTCGTGTTCGGCCTGCCGGAGACGCTTGCCCCTTCGGGCCGGTCGCGCGGGTTGCTGCTGCCGCAACTGGTCGAGGACGTGATGAAGCTGAACGCCAATCGAACGTATCTGCTGTGCAGCGCCATCAACGCGCTCGGCTTCGCAGCGCTGTTTTGCTACGTCAGCGGCTCGCCACTGATCGTGCTGGGCGTGCTCAAGCAACCGCAGGCGACGTTCGCCGTGCTGTTCGCGACCACCAGTCTCGCCATCACCGCCGGCGCCTTCATCAACGGCCGCCTCGCCACCCGGATGGCAGTGCCGGCCCGCCTGCTCGGGATCGGCACGGTGCTGGTGCTGGTCGCCGATCTCGCGCTGGTCGCCCTGACGCTGGCGGATGCGGTCACCTTGCCACGGCTGGTTCCGCTGCTGCTGCTCGCCAATTTCGCGTTTGGCCTGACGGCTCCCAGCGCGGCGCACGGCGCGCTCGAGCCGGTGCCGCGACAGGCCGGAGTGGCCGCCGGCCTGCTGACCACGACGCAGATGGTGTGCGGGGCACTCGGCAGCTTCATCGTCTCGGCGCTGTTCCCGCATCTCGGCATCCTGGCAGTGACCGGGACGATGACGGTGTTCGCATTCCTGGCAGTGCTGGCCTGGCTGGGACTGGCGCGCGATACCGCCCCGGCCTGA
- a CDS encoding alpha/beta fold hydrolase — MSFVVIDTPTLAIGCTISGPDAGLPLMLLHGWPDDALTWDAMLPALHQAGCRTIVPFLRGHGPTRFHDGATMRSGEITALTQDMFDLADALKLERFAIVGHDWGARIAYTAACVAPERVIAIAALSVGWNRNDPSQPISLHQSQNYWYQWLMALDRGADLVRNDRRSYTRYIWSIWNPGWDVPDDMFEATAASFDNPDWADITLHSYRVRWELAAKNPVYAALEKLVSDSSTIAVPTLMLQGAADTCADPASSEGKEELFSGRYDRHVLDGIGHFPQRQQPELVLGLLLPFLQDTCRR, encoded by the coding sequence ATGAGCTTCGTCGTCATCGATACGCCGACGCTCGCGATCGGCTGCACCATCTCGGGCCCGGATGCCGGACTGCCGCTCATGCTGCTGCATGGGTGGCCGGACGATGCCCTGACCTGGGACGCGATGCTGCCGGCCCTGCACCAGGCCGGCTGCCGCACCATCGTGCCGTTCCTCCGCGGTCACGGGCCGACCCGCTTCCATGACGGCGCGACGATGCGTTCCGGCGAAATTACGGCGCTGACACAGGACATGTTCGACCTGGCCGACGCACTGAAGCTGGAGCGGTTCGCGATCGTCGGCCATGATTGGGGCGCGCGGATCGCCTATACCGCCGCCTGCGTGGCGCCGGAACGCGTCATTGCCATCGCCGCACTCTCTGTCGGCTGGAACCGGAACGATCCGAGCCAGCCGATCTCGCTGCACCAGTCGCAAAACTATTGGTACCAGTGGCTGATGGCACTCGATCGCGGTGCCGATCTGGTGCGCAACGATCGCCGCTCCTACACGCGGTATATCTGGTCGATCTGGAACCCGGGCTGGGATGTGCCGGACGACATGTTCGAGGCGACCGCTGCATCGTTCGACAATCCCGACTGGGCCGACATCACGTTGCACTCGTATCGCGTACGCTGGGAGCTGGCTGCGAAAAACCCGGTCTATGCAGCGCTGGAAAAACTTGTGTCGGACAGTTCCACCATCGCGGTCCCGACCCTGATGCTGCAGGGAGCAGCCGACACCTGCGCCGATCCGGCCAGTTCCGAAGGCAAGGAGGAGCTGTTCTCCGGCCGATACGATCGGCATGTGCTCGACGGCATCGGGCACTTTCCGCAGCGTCAGCAGCCGGAGCTGGTTTTGGGCCTGCTGCTCCCGTTCCTGCAAGATACCTGCCGGCGATAG
- a CDS encoding UdgX family uracil-DNA binding protein (This protein belongs to the uracil DNA glycosylase superfamily, members of which act in excision repair of DNA. However, it belongs more specifically to UdgX branch, whose founding member was found to bind uracil in DNA (where it does not belong), without cleaving it, appears to promote DNA repair by a pathway involving RecA, rather than base excision.) — protein sequence MQSVILAHEVDFAGWRDAARRLAIDNVAPEQVHFSVGMPDDLFAQGHDEPVGAPPPAAAPAPGGFTVSRALMELAQTVIQAREPERFDLLYSLVWRAQHGERRIVEVVTDAAVQRAIRLAQSVRRDTHKMRAFLRFREVPEPDATRYVAWFEPEHYIVEANADFFVRRFATMVFSILTPYRSVHWTGSTLEFGPGADPAQVPDDDALERYWRAYFRAIFNPARLKISAMTSEMPKKYWRNLPEAAAIPELIRSATQRTETMLEARPVAPTETKIKPTPAPALKLEQEYGPVHPGSLAELAQAATECRRCHLWEPATQVVFGEGPQDARMMMVGEQPGDQEDLAGRPFVGPAGRLLDQAMKEAGIERSTVYVTNSVKHFKFEARGKRRIHAKPDLTEIGACSVWLAEERRAVKPALLVMLGATAARAVLGRTVTISRERSRPIALPETFGGNSQGLVTVHPSYLLRLPDEEAKQREYAAFVADLRLARSLLEP from the coding sequence ATGCAGAGCGTCATTCTTGCCCATGAGGTAGACTTCGCCGGCTGGCGCGACGCCGCCCGCCGGCTGGCCATCGACAACGTCGCACCCGAACAGGTGCATTTCTCGGTCGGGATGCCGGACGACCTGTTCGCGCAAGGACATGACGAGCCCGTTGGGGCACCCCCGCCGGCCGCGGCTCCTGCTCCAGGCGGGTTCACCGTGTCTCGCGCGCTGATGGAACTGGCACAGACGGTCATCCAGGCGCGTGAACCGGAACGGTTCGATCTGCTCTACAGCCTGGTCTGGCGGGCGCAGCACGGCGAGCGACGCATCGTCGAGGTGGTCACCGACGCCGCGGTGCAGCGGGCGATCCGGCTGGCGCAATCGGTGCGTCGCGACACCCACAAGATGCGTGCCTTCCTGCGGTTCCGCGAAGTGCCCGAACCAGACGCCACCCGCTACGTCGCCTGGTTCGAGCCTGAGCACTATATCGTCGAGGCGAATGCGGACTTCTTTGTGCGCCGGTTCGCCACCATGGTGTTCTCGATCCTGACGCCATACCGCAGCGTGCACTGGACCGGCAGCACGCTTGAATTCGGCCCGGGCGCCGATCCGGCCCAGGTGCCCGACGACGATGCGCTCGAGCGCTACTGGCGCGCCTATTTCAGGGCGATCTTCAATCCGGCACGGCTGAAGATCTCGGCCATGACATCGGAAATGCCGAAGAAATACTGGCGCAACCTTCCCGAGGCGGCGGCGATCCCTGAGCTGATCCGAAGTGCGACGCAACGCACCGAGACCATGCTGGAGGCACGCCCCGTGGCGCCGACCGAGACCAAGATCAAGCCGACCCCTGCCCCGGCCCTGAAGCTCGAGCAGGAATACGGACCGGTGCATCCGGGTTCGCTGGCCGAACTGGCGCAGGCTGCTACCGAATGCCGGCGTTGCCATCTGTGGGAGCCGGCGACCCAGGTAGTGTTCGGCGAAGGGCCGCAGGATGCCCGCATGATGATGGTCGGCGAACAGCCGGGCGATCAGGAGGATCTTGCCGGCCGGCCGTTCGTGGGACCGGCCGGACGGCTGCTGGACCAGGCGATGAAGGAAGCCGGGATCGAGCGCTCGACGGTCTACGTCACCAATTCGGTCAAGCACTTCAAGTTCGAGGCGCGCGGCAAGCGACGCATCCACGCCAAGCCGGATCTCACCGAGATCGGCGCCTGCTCGGTGTGGCTCGCCGAGGAACGCCGTGCGGTGAAGCCGGCCTTGCTGGTGATGCTCGGCGCCACCGCGGCCCGTGCGGTGCTGGGGCGCACGGTCACCATCTCGCGCGAGCGATCCAGGCCGATCGCACTGCCCGAGACGTTCGGCGGCAACAGCCAGGGCTTGGTCACGGTGCATCCGTCCTACCTGCTGCGCCTACCCGACGAGGAGGCGAAGCAGCGTGAGTACGCCGCCTTCGTTGCAGACCTGCGGTTGGCAAGGAGCCTGCTCGAACCATGA